One Drosophila virilis strain 15010-1051.87 chromosome 5, Dvir_AGI_RSII-ME, whole genome shotgun sequence DNA window includes the following coding sequences:
- the oys gene encoding lysophospholipid acyltransferase 6 isoform X1 produces MLESPKFIENDLYDGSRMFTWLADAVGLSVDLVNFLVCQISALFLASLFRSWLHPSKVSYEVRHAFAMSLGLAFGYFCFGQQAIHIAGLPALCYIVIRTQDPRIVQRSVLLVAMGYLLCVHLMRQIYDYGSYALDITGPLMIITQKVTSLAFSIHDGFVRQDEDLTRAQQYHAIRKMPSALEYFSYVWHFQSLMAGPLVFYKDYIEFVEGYNLLKRPASNASLDNGKSELVVEPSPTKTVIRKVLGSMVCAFIFMKFVKIYPVKNMKEDDFINDTSIPYKFWYAMMATTCIRFKYYHAWLLADAICNNSGLGFTGYDKDGNAKWDLISNINVLSFEFASNMRDAINNWNCGTNRWLRTLVYERVPKQYGTLLTFALSAVWHGFYPGYYLTFATGALMVTAARTARRMLRYRFQSTQFTRMFYDILTIITTRIVMGYTTFPFVLLEFMGSIKLYLRFYLCLHIISLVTIFILPRFIRGEQRPNRSAAGTNLPANISDIATGTTAAATAAAADPLAVENNTHDLNVEEEQAVLNEPAKRNDTLTQQQQQQQQHKPSQPQNNKILQPRPQQQPPQQQHYHQHKQQKQTLSPKPHPQETSARDAVSVPHDQCEMDQLSSKLKEKIEAETKNIEEFIDKTVTETVSGIVEFKNDLMRDIEFPKLKLAAGTVSSGAANLVDAAAAGLRKRNISAAHGQHDNNIGSNSSTGGPLSEEENSGAFLKKEIDVINAVVQQANVLPAVLSNGHAK; encoded by the exons ATGCTCGAATCGCCCAAGTTTATTGAGAATGATTTGTACGATGGCAGCCGCATGTTTACCTGGCTGGCCGATGCGGTCGGGCTGTCTGTTGATTtg gtGAACTTTTTAGTCTGCCAAATATCGGCACTCTTCCTGGCCTCGCTCTTCCGCTCGTGGCTGCATCCATCGAAGGTCTCCTATGAGGTGCGACACGCTTTCGCCATGTCCTTGGGCCTGGCCTTTGGCTACTTTTGCTTTGGCCAGCAGGCCATACACATAGCCGGTTTGCCGGCCTTATGCTATATCGTGATACGCACCCAGGATCCGCGCATTGTGCAGAG AAGCGTCTTGCTGGTGGCCATGGGCTACCTGTTGTGTGTGCACCTGATGCGTCAGATCTACGATTACGGTTCCTATGCACTGGACATAACCGGGCCGCTGATGATCATCACGCAGAAGGTGACCAGCCTGGCATTTAGCATACACGACGGCTTTGTGCGCCAGGATGAG GACTTGACAAGGGCGCAGCAATATCATGCGATTAGAAAAATGCCATCCGCATTGGAGTATTTCTCGTATGTGTGGCACTTTCAGAGCCTTATGGCCGGACCGTTGGTCTTTTACAAGGACTACATTGAGTTTGTGGAGGGCTACAATCTGTTGAAGCGTCCGGCGAGCAAT GCCAGTCTGGACAATGGCAAGTCGGAGCTGGTGGTGGAGCCGTCGCCAACGAAAACCGTGATACGCAAGGTGCTCGGCAGCATGGTGTGCGCCTTCATATTTATGAAGTTTGTCAAAATCTATCCAGTCAAGAATATGAAAGAGGATGACTTTATCAATGACACAAGCATACCCTATAAGTTCTGGTATGCCATGATGGCAACCACCTGTATACGCTTTAAGTATTATCATGCCTGGCTACTCGCCGATGCCATATGCAATAATTCGGGCTTGGGTTTCACCGGCTACGACAAGGATGGCAATGCCAAATGGGATCTAATATCCAACATAAATGTGCTGTCATTTGAG TTTGCCTCGAATATGCGCGATGCCATCAACAATTGGAACTGCGGCACGAATCGCTGGCTCCGTACACTCGTCTATGAGcgtgtgcccaagcagtatgGCACATTGTTGACGTTCGCCTTGAGCGCCGTTTGGCATGGCTTCTATCCTGGCTACTATTTGACCTTTGCCACGGGTGCCTTAATGGTAACAGCGGCGCGGACAGCGCGTCGCATGCTCCGCTATCGCTTCCAGAGCACACAATTCACGCGCATGTTCTACGACATTCTTACCATCATCACCACACGCATCGTGATGGGCTACACCACATTCCCATTTGTTCTGCTTGAATTTATG GGCAGCATCAAATTGTACCTGAGATTTTATTTGTGCCTTCATATTATTTCTTTAGTGaccatatttattttaccaCGATTCATACGCGGCGAGCAGCGTCCGAACAGAAGTGCCGCCGGCACGAATCTTCCGGCTAATATAAGCGATATTGCAACtggaacaacagcagcagcaacagcagctgctgccgatCCGTTGGCTGTGGAGAACAACACGCACGATCTCAATGTTGAGGAGGAGCAGGCGGTCCTCAATGAGCCCGCTAAACGTAATGACACATTgacacagcaacagcaacaacaacaacaacacaagccGAGTCAGCCacagaataataaaatactccaaccacgcccacagcagcagccgccgcagcagcaacattatcATCAGCACAAACAGCAGAAGCAAACCCTGAGCCCCAAGCCACATCCACAGGAAACAAGCGCTCGCGACGCGGTTAGCGTGCCGCACGATCAGTGCGAAATGGATCAGTTGTCCAGCAAGCTGAAGGAGAAGATCGAAGCGGAAACCAAAAATATTGAGGAATTTATTGATAAGACTGTCACCGAAACTGTCAGCGGCATCGTTGAGTTCAAGAACGATCTGATGCGCGACATTGAGTTTCCCAAACTAAAGCTAGCCGCCGGCACAGTCAGTAGCGGTGCCGCCAATCTGGTGGACGCCGCTGCAGCTGGTCTGCGCAAGCGCAACATATCCGCCGCACATGGCCAACATGACAACAACATCGGCTCCAACAGCTCCACGGGCGGCCCACTGTCTGAGGAGGAGAACAGCGGTGCCTTTCTGAAGAAGGAGATCGATGTTATCAATGCGGTGGTGCAGCAGGCGAACGTATTGCCTGCGGTGCTGAGCAATGGGCATGCCAAATAG
- the oys gene encoding lysophospholipid acyltransferase 6 isoform X3 produces MLESPKFIENDLYDGSRMFTWLADAVGLSVDLVNFLVCQISALFLASLFRSWLHPSKVSYEVRHAFAMSLGLAFGYFCFGQQAIHIAGLPALCYIVIRTQDPRIVQRSVLLVAMGYLLCVHLMRQIYDYGSYALDITGPLMIITQKVTSLAFSIHDGFVRQDEDLTRAQQYHAIRKMPSALEYFSYVWHFQSLMAGPLVFYKDYIEFVEGYNLLKRPASNASLDNGKSELVVEPSPTKTVIRKVLGSMVCAFIFMKFVKIYPVKNMKEDDFINDTSIPYKFWYAMMATTCIRFKYYHAWLLADAICNNSGLGFTGYDKDGNAKWDLISNINVLSFEFASNMRDAINNWNCGTNRWLRTLVYERVPKQYGTLLTFALSAVWHGFYPGYYLTFATGALMVTAARTARRMLRYRFQSTQFTRMFYDILTIITTRIVMGYTTFPFVLLEFMGSIKLYLRFYLCLHIISLVTIFILPRFIRGEQRPNRSAAGTNLPANISDIATGTTAAATAAAADPLAVENNTHDLNVEEEQAVLNEPAKPAAAAATLSSAQTAEANPEPQATSTGNKRSRRG; encoded by the exons ATGCTCGAATCGCCCAAGTTTATTGAGAATGATTTGTACGATGGCAGCCGCATGTTTACCTGGCTGGCCGATGCGGTCGGGCTGTCTGTTGATTtg gtGAACTTTTTAGTCTGCCAAATATCGGCACTCTTCCTGGCCTCGCTCTTCCGCTCGTGGCTGCATCCATCGAAGGTCTCCTATGAGGTGCGACACGCTTTCGCCATGTCCTTGGGCCTGGCCTTTGGCTACTTTTGCTTTGGCCAGCAGGCCATACACATAGCCGGTTTGCCGGCCTTATGCTATATCGTGATACGCACCCAGGATCCGCGCATTGTGCAGAG AAGCGTCTTGCTGGTGGCCATGGGCTACCTGTTGTGTGTGCACCTGATGCGTCAGATCTACGATTACGGTTCCTATGCACTGGACATAACCGGGCCGCTGATGATCATCACGCAGAAGGTGACCAGCCTGGCATTTAGCATACACGACGGCTTTGTGCGCCAGGATGAG GACTTGACAAGGGCGCAGCAATATCATGCGATTAGAAAAATGCCATCCGCATTGGAGTATTTCTCGTATGTGTGGCACTTTCAGAGCCTTATGGCCGGACCGTTGGTCTTTTACAAGGACTACATTGAGTTTGTGGAGGGCTACAATCTGTTGAAGCGTCCGGCGAGCAAT GCCAGTCTGGACAATGGCAAGTCGGAGCTGGTGGTGGAGCCGTCGCCAACGAAAACCGTGATACGCAAGGTGCTCGGCAGCATGGTGTGCGCCTTCATATTTATGAAGTTTGTCAAAATCTATCCAGTCAAGAATATGAAAGAGGATGACTTTATCAATGACACAAGCATACCCTATAAGTTCTGGTATGCCATGATGGCAACCACCTGTATACGCTTTAAGTATTATCATGCCTGGCTACTCGCCGATGCCATATGCAATAATTCGGGCTTGGGTTTCACCGGCTACGACAAGGATGGCAATGCCAAATGGGATCTAATATCCAACATAAATGTGCTGTCATTTGAG TTTGCCTCGAATATGCGCGATGCCATCAACAATTGGAACTGCGGCACGAATCGCTGGCTCCGTACACTCGTCTATGAGcgtgtgcccaagcagtatgGCACATTGTTGACGTTCGCCTTGAGCGCCGTTTGGCATGGCTTCTATCCTGGCTACTATTTGACCTTTGCCACGGGTGCCTTAATGGTAACAGCGGCGCGGACAGCGCGTCGCATGCTCCGCTATCGCTTCCAGAGCACACAATTCACGCGCATGTTCTACGACATTCTTACCATCATCACCACACGCATCGTGATGGGCTACACCACATTCCCATTTGTTCTGCTTGAATTTATG GGCAGCATCAAATTGTACCTGAGATTTTATTTGTGCCTTCATATTATTTCTTTAGTGaccatatttattttaccaCGATTCATACGCGGCGAGCAGCGTCCGAACAGAAGTGCCGCCGGCACGAATCTTCCGGCTAATATAAGCGATATTGCAACtggaacaacagcagcagcaacagcagctgctgccgatCCGTTGGCTGTGGAGAACAACACGCACGATCTCAATGTTGAGGAGGAGCAGGCGGTCCTCAATGAGCCCGCTAAAC cagccgccgcagcagcaacattatcATCAGCACAAACAGCAGAAGCAAACCCTGAGCCCCAAGCCACATCCACAGGAAACAAGCGCTCGCGACGCGGTTAG
- the oys gene encoding lysophospholipid acyltransferase 6 isoform X2, whose translation MLESPKFIENDLYDGSRMFTWLADAVGLSVDLVNFLVCQISALFLASLFRSWLHPSKVSYEVRHAFAMSLGLAFGYFCFGQQAIHIAGLPALCYIVIRTQDPRIVQRSVLLVAMGYLLCVHLMRQIYDYGSYALDITGPLMIITQKVTSLAFSIHDGFVRQDEDLTRAQQYHAIRKMPSALEYFSYVWHFQSLMAGPLVFYKDYIEFVEGYNLLKRPASNASLDNGKSELVVEPSPTKTVIRKVLGSMVCAFIFMKFVKIYPVKNMKEDDFINDTSIPYKFWYAMMATTCIRFKYYHAWLLADAICNNSGLGFTGYDKDGNAKWDLISNINVLSFEFASNMRDAINNWNCGTNRWLRTLVYERVPKQYGTLLTFALSAVWHGFYPGYYLTFATGALMVTAARTARRMLRYRFQSTQFTRMFYDILTIITTRIVMGYTTFPFVLLEFMGSIKLYLRFYLCLHIISLVTIFILPRFIRGEQRPNRSAAGTNLPANISDIATGTTAAATAAAADPLAVENNTHDLNVEEEQAVLNEPAKPAAAAAATLSSAQTAEANPEPQATSTGNKRSRRG comes from the exons ATGCTCGAATCGCCCAAGTTTATTGAGAATGATTTGTACGATGGCAGCCGCATGTTTACCTGGCTGGCCGATGCGGTCGGGCTGTCTGTTGATTtg gtGAACTTTTTAGTCTGCCAAATATCGGCACTCTTCCTGGCCTCGCTCTTCCGCTCGTGGCTGCATCCATCGAAGGTCTCCTATGAGGTGCGACACGCTTTCGCCATGTCCTTGGGCCTGGCCTTTGGCTACTTTTGCTTTGGCCAGCAGGCCATACACATAGCCGGTTTGCCGGCCTTATGCTATATCGTGATACGCACCCAGGATCCGCGCATTGTGCAGAG AAGCGTCTTGCTGGTGGCCATGGGCTACCTGTTGTGTGTGCACCTGATGCGTCAGATCTACGATTACGGTTCCTATGCACTGGACATAACCGGGCCGCTGATGATCATCACGCAGAAGGTGACCAGCCTGGCATTTAGCATACACGACGGCTTTGTGCGCCAGGATGAG GACTTGACAAGGGCGCAGCAATATCATGCGATTAGAAAAATGCCATCCGCATTGGAGTATTTCTCGTATGTGTGGCACTTTCAGAGCCTTATGGCCGGACCGTTGGTCTTTTACAAGGACTACATTGAGTTTGTGGAGGGCTACAATCTGTTGAAGCGTCCGGCGAGCAAT GCCAGTCTGGACAATGGCAAGTCGGAGCTGGTGGTGGAGCCGTCGCCAACGAAAACCGTGATACGCAAGGTGCTCGGCAGCATGGTGTGCGCCTTCATATTTATGAAGTTTGTCAAAATCTATCCAGTCAAGAATATGAAAGAGGATGACTTTATCAATGACACAAGCATACCCTATAAGTTCTGGTATGCCATGATGGCAACCACCTGTATACGCTTTAAGTATTATCATGCCTGGCTACTCGCCGATGCCATATGCAATAATTCGGGCTTGGGTTTCACCGGCTACGACAAGGATGGCAATGCCAAATGGGATCTAATATCCAACATAAATGTGCTGTCATTTGAG TTTGCCTCGAATATGCGCGATGCCATCAACAATTGGAACTGCGGCACGAATCGCTGGCTCCGTACACTCGTCTATGAGcgtgtgcccaagcagtatgGCACATTGTTGACGTTCGCCTTGAGCGCCGTTTGGCATGGCTTCTATCCTGGCTACTATTTGACCTTTGCCACGGGTGCCTTAATGGTAACAGCGGCGCGGACAGCGCGTCGCATGCTCCGCTATCGCTTCCAGAGCACACAATTCACGCGCATGTTCTACGACATTCTTACCATCATCACCACACGCATCGTGATGGGCTACACCACATTCCCATTTGTTCTGCTTGAATTTATG GGCAGCATCAAATTGTACCTGAGATTTTATTTGTGCCTTCATATTATTTCTTTAGTGaccatatttattttaccaCGATTCATACGCGGCGAGCAGCGTCCGAACAGAAGTGCCGCCGGCACGAATCTTCCGGCTAATATAAGCGATATTGCAACtggaacaacagcagcagcaacagcagctgctgccgatCCGTTGGCTGTGGAGAACAACACGCACGATCTCAATGTTGAGGAGGAGCAGGCGGTCCTCAATGAGCCCGCTAAAC cagcagccgccgcagcagcaacattatcATCAGCACAAACAGCAGAAGCAAACCCTGAGCCCCAAGCCACATCCACAGGAAACAAGCGCTCGCGACGCGGTTAG
- the LOC26530992 gene encoding uncharacterized protein has product MNSLNVLLVGLVTIAAVAVAPTGADQRLRPSCNNLANGALLTDPARCAGYYVCTRGRAVHHSCRLGQYYDEASQSCKSASLVHCINLRGLALRVALDLDAGEHEPCSTTPPPCETTTPKAPCDIEPPPSPPITTTCAPPATPPPTTPCETAPPPTTTTATSAPTPPTTTTSAPSPPITTPSETAPPPTTTPTTSAPPPPPTTTTATSAPPPPTTTSCETAPPPTTTTTSAPTPPTTTTSAPSPPITTPCETAPPPTTTPTTSAPPPPPTTTTATSAPPPPTTPPCETAPPPTTTSAPPPPTTTTSSPSPPITTPSETAPPPTTTPITSAPPPPPTTTTATSAPPPPTTTSCETAPPPTTTTTSAPPPPTTTTSAPPPPITTPSETAPPPTTTPTTSAPPPPPTTTTATSAPPPPTTPPCETAPPPPTTTSGPSPPITTPCETAPPPTTTPTTSAPPPPPTTTTATSAPPPPTTPPCETAPPPTTTSAPPPPTTTTSAPSPPITTPSETAPPPTTTPITSAPPPPPTTTTATSAPPPPTTTSCETAPPPTTTTTSAPPPPTTTTSAPSPPITTPSETAPPPTTTPTTSAPTPQPTTTTATSGPPPPTTPPCETAPPPPTTTSAPSPPITTPSETAPPPTTTPITSAPPPPPTTTTTISAPPATTPSETITTTKQPCRRPTTTAPCASPPAIPTTTPCETDPPPTTPCETDPPPTTPCETDPPPTTPCETDPPPTTPCEPPTTTPCAPPTTTPCEEEVAKEVKKPIVNRLLSLISSSSDDCQNRADGVFLQDSKHCRRFYQCNGGVRVVRRCKAGSWFDIEAGKCRRRNLVLNCAAQRN; this is encoded by the exons ATGAATTCTT TAAACGTTCTACTTGTGGGCTTAGTGACAATTGCCGCAGTTGCCGTAGCCCCCACGGGTGCCGACCAAAGACTGCGGCCCAGTTGCAATAACCTGGCCAATGGTGCCCTTCTAACTGATCCAGCCAGGTGTGCCGGCTATTATGTCTGCACGCGCGGCAGAGCGGTGCATCACTCCTGTCGCCTGGGACAGTACTATGACGAGGCAAGCCAGTCCTGTAAATCGGCCAGTTTGGTCCACTGCATCAATCTAAGAGGCTTGGCGCTGCGCGTTGCTCTTGATTTGGATGCAGGTGAGCACGAGCCCTGCTCAACAACACCTCCCCCATGCGAGACAACCACGCCAAAGGCTCCGTGTGATATAGAGCCACCGCCCTCGCCGCCTATCACAACAACATGTGCCCCACCAGCaacaccaccaccaacaactCCTTGTGAGACAGCACCTCCAcctacaacaacgacagcaacaagcgCACCAACAccacccacaacaacaacaagcgcccCATCTCCACCCATAACAACTCCTTCTGAAACAGCACCACCACCTACAACAACGCCTACAACAAgcgcaccaccaccaccacctacaacaacgacagcaacaagcgCACCACCTCCACCCACAACAACTTCCTGTGAAACGGCACCACCAcctacaacgacaacaacaagcgcacCAACAccacccacaacaacaacaagcgcccCATCTCCACCCATAACAACTCCTTGTGAAACAGCACCACCACCTACAACAACCCCAACAACAAgcgcaccaccaccaccacctacaacaacgacagcaacaagcgCACCGCCTCCACCCACAACACCTCCTTGTGAAACAGCACCACCacctacaacaacaagcgcaccaccaccacccacaacaacaacaagctccCCATCTCCACCCATAACAACTCCTTCTGAAACAGCACCACCACCTACAACAACGCCAATAACAAgcgcaccaccaccaccacctacaacaacgacagcaacaagcgCACCACCTCCACCCACAACAACTTCCTGTGAAACAGCACCACCAcctacaacgacaacaacaagcgcaccaccaccacccacaacaacaacaagcgcgcCACCTCCACCCATAACAACTCCTTCTGAAACAGCACCACCACCTACAACAACCCCAACAACAAgcgcaccaccaccaccacctacaacaacgacagcaacaagcgCACCACCTCCACCCACAACACCTCCTTGTGAaacagcaccaccaccacccacaacaacaagcggCCCATCTCCACCCATAACAACTCCTTGTGAAACAGCACCACCACCTACaacaacgccaacaacaagcgcaccaccaccaccacctacaacaacgacagcaacaagcgCACCGCCTCCACCCACAACACCTCCTTGTGAAACAGCACCACCacctacaacaacaagcgcaccaccaccacccacaacaacaacaagcgcccCATCTCCACCCATAACAACTCCTTCTGAAACAGCACCACCACCTACAACAACGCCAATAACAAgcgcaccaccaccaccacctacaacaacgacagcaacaagcgCACCACCTCCACCCACAACAACTTCCTGTGAAACAGCACCACCAcctacaacgacaacaacaagcgcaccaccaccacccacaacaacaacaagcgcccCATCTCCACCCATAACAACTCCTTCTGAAACAGCACCACCACCTACaacaacgccaacaacaagcGCACCAACACCACAAcctacaacaacgacagcaacaagcgGACCACCTCCACCCACAACACCACCTTGTGAaacagcaccaccaccacccacaacaacaagcgccCCATCTCCACCCATAACAACTCCTTCTGAAACAGCACCACCACCTACAACAACGCCAATAACAAgcgcaccaccaccaccacctacaacaacgacgacaataAGTGCACCACCCGCAACGACGCCAAGTGAAACTATAACTACAACAAAGCAACCCTGTCGTCGTCCAACTACAACAGCACCATGTGCATCACCACCGGCAATACCCACAACAACTCCCTGTGAGACTGATCCACCACCGACCACTCCGTGTGAGACAGACCCTCCGCCGACAACTCCGTGTGAGACAGACCCTCCACCGACAACTCCGTGTGAGACAGACCCTCCACCGACAACTCCCTGTGAGCCACCTACTACCACACCGTGTGCTCCACCAACCACCACACCCTGTGAAGAAGAAGTTGCAAAAGAAGTTAAAAAACCTATTGTCAATCGTCTGCTAAGTCTCATCAGCTCCTCCAGCGACGACTGTCAGAACAGAGCCGACGGCGTTTTCCTGCAGGACTCGAAGCATTGTCGCCGGTTCTACCAGTGCAACGGCGGTGTCCGCGTGGTGCGCCGCTGCAAGGCGGGCAGCTGGTTCGATATCGAGGCAGGCAAATGTCGCCGTCGCAACCTGGTCCTTAACTGTGCCGCGCAGCGTAATTAA